A stretch of DNA from Oryza brachyantha chromosome 4, ObraRS2, whole genome shotgun sequence:
CTTGTTTGATTGGCCAAGGAAGATGAAGAGCAAGattcaaaacaaaagaaaataggtCAACTAAAAAACTTTCATCCATATGTTTCGGCATCGTTCTTTTGattaatcaaaaataaaagattatttgatttttatagctatttaataatataaataatgaaattaactactataaaattaaaaattactcTACAAAGTAAGATAATGAACTTGTATACAGAGACTTCTTGCAAAAAGTACCATTTAACAGTTCAGAAATACCATTTAACGGTTTAAAAAGTGCGTGTACAAAAACTAAGGAATAATTTAGTGGAAAAGAATGCAGCCTTCTGAGATCTATCTTAAACAAGACAtcagaagtaaaaaaattattaatggaGCCATACCTGAATCAATAAACTACACTCAGATTTAAAATTCTATCTTGAAGATTTGGACTAAGGGGTTCAAAGACCAAatgaaacatataaaatataagttcatGATGAACGAATTTGACAATATTGAAAAGATATTACAATCCATAGAGTGATAGAAGAACAACAATGCAATAAGATGAACTAGTACGTAATATCTAGAATTCAGGTGCGAAGATCAGTTAAGTGCCAGAACAAAACAATGAGGATAAATCAAAAGGATgccaaaagaaaggaaaaaaacaattagagaacaagttgaaaaaaaatctatagattTGTAACTGCAGTCATGCGGATGAACAGAGTAAACTTTGCAACATGTCCAGTGAAACACATTCCATATGTTTGCTAACAAAGATTAAGAACAAGATTCAGGACAAAGGAGTGCAGGTAACTAAAAACTATTCATTCCATATGTTTGCTAGATATATATTGGAACACATAGTTAAAGAGAGAGACGCTTCATAGGgtcttaaaaatacatatcttcaaagatttaaaattagtaTACCGCATAATACACCAATATCCTGCAAGACTACTCTTTCTGAAATTGCAGGAAACATCTCTTATCATCAATGAAATGCAGACATTCCTCCAAAATAGAACTATCATGTTAATAAGAAACCTCAATACCATCAAGGATAGAAGCATCACATTCATCTTCATGATCAGAAAAGAGAATGCATAACAGGCGTACTAACACTACCATCACATAACTGATAATTTTATGTGCTAAAAGCATGGCTGCcaacatatattcatataggaTGGCTGCCATCCTAATGAGAAAAGTTAAGTGCAAAATACACCATATTGGCAAATTCAGACCATTGGATTCAGTTGAACAAAAGCAATGTTCACCAATAATCACCACAAGAGCACTTCCCATCCTTAAAATGGTGGAACCGCTTATTATCCCTTACGATAAGCTCTCTCCCCACAATCCTCGACATGATCTTGATAGCATTGTGACAGTCCCCACAGATCCTGAGGTTCTTAATGATGCGAAGTGGAGTCCTAGCTGGGGTGCTAATCAAACCATAGGCAATCGCAAGCCTCTCACTATGGTACAGCAGTGCCTGCTCCTTTGCCTCCTGATCAATGTCATGGAGAACATACCTTGTGTCTGGGACATATCGCTGCTCGTTCACCACCTTCTTTTCAATCTTGGGCGGCAACCTGTACTCTACCAGCTTGTTCCTCCCATCAAGCATATTGATCCCGAGGCGCCTCTTTGGAGCTGGGGTTGGGAGCTTCTTAGGATTAACTTTGGTCGGATCAAGCGAAACCAGCAACTCCTCCGCCCTGTCCTCGATGTCAATGTCTCCATTCATGCGCGCAAGGTTCAGGAGTGACTCCCACACCATGGCATTGGGCTCAAATGGAAGCTTCTCGATGTACTCCACAGCCTCGTTGAGATGGCCTGACTTCCCTAAGACCTCAATGATCCCAACATAGTGCTCCACACCAGGCTCAATGCCGTGATCCCTGGACATGGCATCGAAGTAGAGGAACGCCTCCTCGATCGCCTCGGAGTTGGCACAAGCATTGAGCACGAGCAGGAAAGTGTGGGCGGTGGGTGCGATGCCGTACTTGGTCTTCATCTCCTCGAAGAGCTGCAGCGCGACGTCCCCGAGGCCGTTGAGCGAGTAGCCGTCGATCATGATGTGCCAGGAGTCCATGTTCCGGTCGGGCATATGGTCGAACGTCCTGCGGGCGTGGTTCATGGCGGCGCACTTGGCGTACATCTCGAGCATCTTGTTGTTGACCTGGAGGTCGGCGCGGAAGGGCGAGCGGAGGAAGAAGTCGTGGATCTTCCTGAGCTCGTCGAGCAGCTTGGGGTTGGCGcaagcggcggcgagctcgaaGAAGGCGTGCGGGTCGGCGCGCGCCCCCTTGTCGAGCAGCTCCACCGCCTCCTTGAcccgcccctcccgcgcgAGCCCGATCAGCTCCCCAGGCCCGGCCacaggctgcggcggcggcggcggcggcggcgcctgatACTgatgctgcggcggcgcctggGTTGGAGGCCCGTAGTTGTTTCGCGGTgggggaggtggcggagcCCCGTAGCCGTAGCGTGGTGGCGGGGGCTGGTGCTGGTAGTTCCTGGGTGGGGGAGGAGgtcccgccggcggcggctgccagTGGTGTTGCGGGGCATGGTTGGGGGCGGACGGGTGGAAGGAGTAGgatgaggaagaggagagggggcgggagaggaggaggtggaggagggagcgggacctggaggaggagaaggcgagggggcggaggagcgggcgggcggcggcggcggcggcggcggccatggcgaggtgggaggaggggggagagCGGCTAGGGCGATGGGGGTTTCCGAGACGAGATATTTCAGCCGAAATGGCCAATTCGATGGGTTTCTCAGGCCCATTAATCATAGGACGGCCCATCTACTGCGAGCTCTGGCCTAATAGGGCCATGCCATGGGATGTTTTTGATTACTACTCTTTCCGTTTTCgagtatattataagactttctggtatTCACTAAATctatttatgtgctaatgaatttaaatacatatataaaatatttacgtTGATagtacatggatgaatctagccaAATCCAAAAAGTCTTATCATATGGAACGAGAGGAGTGATGTTTTCGCTGCTAAACTAGCATAGCGTCCATGCTTCAccacaaggaaaaaaatattctatataaaattttattaaaatatatgacatatatGTGTT
This window harbors:
- the LOC102719577 gene encoding pentatricopeptide repeat-containing protein At2g15690, mitochondrial; the protein is MYYQLLHLLLSRPLSSSSSYSFHPSAPNHAPQHHWQPPPAGPPPPPRNYQHQPPPPRYGYGAPPPPPPRNNYGPPTQAPPQHQYQAPPPPPPPQPVAGPGELIGLAREGRVKEAVELLDKGARADPHAFFELAAACANPKLLDELRKIHDFFLRSPFRADLQVNNKMLEMYAKCAAMNHARRTFDHMPDRNMDSWHIMIDGYSLNGLGDVALQLFEEMKTKYGIAPTAHTFLLVLNACANSEAIEEAFLYFDAMSRDHGIEPGVEHYVGIIEVLGKSGHLNEAVEYIEKLPFEPNAMVWESLLNLARMNGDIDIEDRAEELLVSLDPTKVNPKKLPTPAPKRRLGINMLDGRNKLVEYRLPPKIEKKVVNEQRYVPDTRYVLHDIDQEAKEQALLYHSERLAIAYGLISTPARTPLRIIKNLRICGDCHNAIKIMSRIVGRELIVRDNKRFHHFKDGKCSCGDYW